The following coding sequences are from one Arachis hypogaea cultivar Tifrunner chromosome 7, arahy.Tifrunner.gnm2.J5K5, whole genome shotgun sequence window:
- the LOC112701179 gene encoding uncharacterized protein, with the protein MAKQKAVAQIYGDWEESYAELPRWMLGVQSTMAGTITVLKTSPVRLHGEVDELTVYFHRLFWTFPPCIEAFHHCKPLVSIDGTHLYGKYGGTLLLAIALREHVTPQEGILVISDRHNGIKAALEAPETGWLPPRAFRAYCIRHVAANFALTFKGKDSRRMLVNAAYAKTEAEFYYWFDIMRTENPTMCEWANRMEYDKWTQHENSGRRFGHMTTNISECVNSVLKGTHNLPVTSLVQSSYRRLAQLFVVRGQTAEAQLGSGNEFCQALAKAIDRNLRDSRCFTVTLYDRHQSEYAVAETTPTGRFSLGSYRVSLKDHRCDCGHFQALHYPCCHTHAGLPCSIRFSN; encoded by the exons ATGGCCAAGCAGAAGGCAGTGGCACAAATATATGGAGATTGGGAAGAGTCGTATGCAGAGTTGCCACGTTGGATGCTAGGAGTACAGTCAACAATGGCCGGAACAATAACCGTGTTGAAGACATCTCCTGTTCGACTTCATGGTGAGGTTGATGAGTTGACGGTGTACTTTCACCGACTATTCTGGACATTCCCACCATGTATCGAGGCATTCCATCATTGCAAGCCCCTGGTCAGTATTGACGGTACCCACttgtatggcaagtatggaggGACGCTGCTGTTGGCGATAGC CCTACGAGAGCATGTGACTCCTCAGGAGGGTATTCTTGTTATCTCTGACAGGCATAATGGGATCAAGGCAGCGCTTGAGGCACCTGAGACTGGGTGGCTGCCTCCACGTGCTTTCCGAGCGTACTGTATTCGGCATGTTGCTGCGAATTTTGCCCTAACTTTCAAAGGTAAGGACTCAAGGAGGATGTTGGTGAATGCTGCCTACGCGAAGACTGAAGCGGAGTTCTATTACTGGTTTGACATCATGCGGACTGAGAATCCAACAATGTGTGAATGGGCCAACCGGATGGAGTACGACAAATGGACCCAACATGAGAATAGTGGTAGACGTTTCGGGCACATGACAACCAACATCAGTGAATGTGTGAACTCGGTTTTAAAGGGAACTCACAACCTCCCGGTCACATCGTTGGTTCAGTCAAGTTACAGGAGGCTTGCTCAGCTATTTGTGGTACGAGGACAGACAGCAGAGGCACAACTCGGATCTGGTAATGAATTTTGTCAGGCGTTGGCCAAGGCAATTGATCGAAATCTCAGAGACTCTAGGTGCTTCACCGTTACTTTATACGACAGGCATCAATCGGAGTACGCCGTGGCCGAGACAACACCGACCGGGCGCTTTTCGCTGGGTAGCTATAGAGTTTCCCTTAAAGATCACAGATGCGATTGTGGCCACTTTCAGGCGCTGCATTATCCTTGTTGCCACACCCATGCTGGTCTACCGTGCTCTATCAGATTCTCAAACTAA